The Cohaesibacter intestini genome segment CTGTTGAGCGGCTCCTCTTCCAAGGCGTCACAGGGCCGCGTGCAGGAGATCACCGAGATCACCACCGGCCTGAAAGCGCTCGCCAAGGAACTGGCAGTGCCGGTCATTGCCCTCTCCCAGCTTTCCCGTCAGGTGGAAGCCCGTGACGACAAACGCCCGCAGCTTGCCGACTTGCGTGAATCCGGCTCCATCGAACAGGACGCCGACGTCGTGATGTTCATCTATCGCGAGGAATATTATCTCGAGCGCATGGAGCCCAAACCCGGCACCGAGGAACATTTCACCTGGCAGGCCGAAATGGACCGCGCCATGGGCAAGGCAGAAATCCTGATCGCCAAGCAGCGCCACGGCCCAACCGGTAGCGTGCCAGTTGCCTTCCAGCGCGAGTTCACCCGCTTCTCCGATTTGGCCCGCGAAGACTATCTGCCGGATACCTACGAATAGGCCATCTCAGTCTGCTGACCGCAGCGAATCCCGCGCGGTCGGCACAGACGTCAGAGACTGTCTGTCCGACGGTCTTGGCTGTCTCTGTGCCCGGACCAATTTGCCTCGGGTTTGGCAAGCGTCAAACATTGACAAAGGCAGCACAGAAACAAGGCGCGGCCTCTGCACCATGTGCAAAGCTCATTGGCAGATCGAACAAGCCCTTGCGTTGCAAGCGGCTTTTGCGCAAGCTACCGCATTCAGTCCCTGTTTTTCCGCCCGCTTTTCTAGCCGGTTTTGCAAAGACCCGACCATGCCCCAAACGCCAATTCAGCCCTCGACCCACATAGCCTTCACCGCTGCGCCAAGCGAAGCCACCGCAGGCAGCCTGTTGACGATTGATCTTGCAGCCCTTGCGGCCAACTATCGCTTTCTCGCCAGCAAAAGCGATCAGGCAGCCTGTTCTGCTGTCATCAAGGCTGACGCCTATGGCACCGGTCTGGAACAGGCTGCCATTGCCTTGTCAGAGGCAGGCTGCCAGGTCTTTTTTGTCGCTCATCCGCGTGAAGGTGAACGCGTCCGCTCACAGCTGCCAGACGCCACCATCTATGTTCTGAATGGTTTGGTTGGTGATCATAGTGACGAAGCGCTTGGCTATATCTGTGCCCACAGCCTGCGCCCCGTGCTTGGATCGTACGAGGAGATCGATCTTTGGCACGCCTATTGCGAAAGACTGGGGCTAACGATGCCATGTGCACTGCATTTCGACACTGGCATGAACCGGATGGGGCTGAGCCTGAAGGCCGCCCACAGCTTGTCAGAACGCTGGGCAGCCACGCCGCCAAACTTCGAAGTAACCCTGATCATGAGCCATCTGGCCTGTGCCGATGAGCCAAGCCATCCCCTCAACAAAGACCAGCTTGAGCGCTTCCGCGCCATCCGCGCCTGTTTCCCGACCATTCCTGCATCCCTTGCCAATTCAGCCGGGATTTTCCTTGGATCCGACTATCATTTCGATCTTCTGCGTCCCGGCATCGCGCTTTATGGCGGCCAGGCGGTCAATGAGGCACCCAATCCTATGCAGGCGGTCGCCACCCTTGAAAGCCGCATCTTATCCACCCGCAAAGTACCTGAAGGCTGGTCCGTCAGCTATGGTGCTTGCGAGGTCACCAAACGTGAAAGCCGCCTTGCCACCCTGTGTATCGGCTATGCGGACGGCTATTTGCGTGCCGCAGGCAGCTCGGACAAGGCGAAGGGCGCTTCAGTCTGGATTGCAGGCCACCGCGCCCCCATCATTGGCCGGGTGACGATGGATCTGACGATCATCGACATCACCGACATTCCCGAAGAGCTGACAGAGCCGGGAACCTTGGTGGAAATGTTCGGATCAAACATCGCTGTTGACGAAGTGGCCGCCCATGCGGGAACGATCGGCTATGAAATCCTGACGAGCCTTGGCCTGCGCGCCTATCGTCGCTATCTCTAAGCCCCACCCGTCGCTTCGAATCAGCCTGCAAGGACTCCATCATGGCCCGCAAGAAATCCACCTTCGTCTGCCAATCCTGCGGAGCGATCACCAACCGCTGGGCGGGAAAGTGCGAAAGCTGCGGCGAGTGGAACTCAATCATGGAGGAAGTTGAAGGCGCCGGCATTGGTGGCTCGCCACGCACGGTGCGCGGAAAGTCAGGCCGGGTGGTGGAACTGGTTTCTCTGTCTGGACAGGAGCAGCCTGCCCCGCGCATCGAGACCGGCGTCAGCGAGCTGGACCGGGTGACAGGCGGCGGTTTTGTCAAAGGCTCCGTCCTGTTGCTGGGTGGCGATCCGGGCATCGGCAAGTCCACCCTGCTCATTCAGGCCTCCGCAGCCCTGACCCATCGCGGTCACCAAGTCGTCTATATTTCCGGAGAGGAAGCCATTGATCAGGTGCGCCTGCGGGCCTCGCGTCTCGGTCTCGCGCAGGCCAAAGTGCAGTTGGCAGCGGAAACCAGCGTGGAAGACATTCTCGCCACCCTCACCTCCGGCCCTGCACCGGACATGGTGGTGATCGATTCCATTCAGACCCTTTGGACCGACAGCGCCGACAGTGCTCCGGGCACGGTCACACAGGTCCGCGCTTCCGCACAGGCCATGATTCGCTATGCCAAACAAACCGGCGCTGCTGTCATCCTCGTTGGCCATGTTACCAAGGATGGCCAGATTGCCGGACCGCGCGTTGTGGAACATATGGTCGACGGCGTGATGCATTTCGAGGGCGATTCCGGCCATCAATTCCGCATTTTGCGGGCCATCAAGAACCGCTTCGGCCCGACCGACGAGATCGGTGTGTTCGAAATGACCGGGGGCGGCCTGTCACAAGTTGCCAACCCGTCCGCCATGTTCCTTGGTGAGCGCAACCTTTCGACACCGGGTGCAGCGGTCTTCGCCGGAATGGAAGGCTCGCGCCCGTTGCTGGTGGAAATTCAGGCCCTTGTCGCCCAATCCCCCCTTGGCACCCCGCGCCGGGCAGTGGTGGGGTGGGATTCCAGCCGTCTCGCCATGGTACTGGCCGTGCTCGACGCCCATTGTGGTGTCCGGCTGTCCAGTCACGACGTCTATCTCAATGTGGCAGGCGGCATGAAGATCACCGAACCGGCGGCCGACCTGGCAGTGGCCGCTGCGCTGGTTTCCTCGCTGGCAGGCGTGGCTTTGCCCTCCGAGGCGGTGTATTTTGGCGAGATCAGTCTGTCGGGAGCCATCCGCCCTGTCTCCCATTCCGCTGCCCGGATCAAGGAATCAGCCAAACTGGGTTTCTCCAGCGCCTCGGTCCCCGAAGCATCCCTCAAAGCCACCAAATCCACCGAATTGAGCCTGACCAGTCTTGAAACCCTCTCCGATCTGGTGGCCCGCATCGCCGTCGGCTCGAACCTGAGCGAGAGTGATGACTAGCCGGGGACGACAGATGCCAAATTGTTGCAGCTTGTTGCAGGGAGGACGCACAGCAAGGCCGATATTGGTCCTTGTTGCCCCAACAGGCGCATAAGTTGCGCAAAAGGCCTTGCTCTTGCCCCCTTCATGGCCCTATAGAAACAAGCAAACGCGAAAGACGCCGGATCAGCCATCCATGCAGGATCCGTGCATGGCTCACTAACAGGATGGAATTCTGATGCCCATCACACTCCTCGACGGGATTTTTCTCATCGTCTTGTTGATTTCCGCATTCCTGGCCATGATCCGTGGCTTCGTGCGTGAGGTCCTATCCATTGGCGCCTGGGTTGCAGCTGCCTTTGCAACCATCTATCTGTTTGATCAGGCCCTACCCCTCGTCAAGACCTATCTGCCGCAGCCTCTGGTCGCACAGGCAGCCACAGCCTTGGGTATTTTCCTGATCACGCTGATCGTTGTCTCCTTCATCACCATTCAGATTTCCGACTTTGTTCTCGACAGCCGCATTGGTGCACTCGACCGGACCCTTGGTTTTGTCTTTGGCGCGGCACGTGGTGCCATCCTGATGGCGGTGGCAATGATCATGTTCAACTGGTTCCAGCCTGAAGACCGCCAGCCAAACTGGATTGCACAGGCCAAGGCCAAACCTTTGCTCAACCAGATCGGCGACAAACTGATCGGCCTCTTGCCGGAGGACCCCGAAGAGCAGCTGCTTGAAAAGCTCAAGCAGCGCCGAGAGGGGCTGATCGACAACGAGAATACCAGCTACAAATCCGGCGAAAGCAAAGAGCTGGATAATCTGATCAGTTCGAACAGCAAGAATTGACGCTGTTGATGACCAAATGGTCGCGTATTTCAAGGCAAGGCTGACGAAAGCGTCTGTCTATGCTAAAGGAAGAAGACAGAATTGGCGGGGCACACCCCGCCATTCGTCGTTTTACTGCTTGGTGCATCCCTTTTGTGCTCAAACCAGCTAGGGATGCTCTGAACATCAGAGCACCAGCCCACCAACGGCTTTGTGCTCGAAATCAAAAAACGGACATTCCCGCGCCTCAAATCCTAGCGCCCAGATTGAGAAGTACAATCCGATGCAAAAAAACAACTCACAGATCGATCCTCAAAGCGTCTTGCGGGATCAGGATGAAGATTGGAATCTGGAAGGGGATACACTGCACGAGGAATGCGGTGTGTTCGGTGTTTACAATGTAGAGGACGCTTCGGCCCTGACCGCTCTGGGGCTTCACGCCCTCCAGCATCGCGGTCAGGAAGCAGCAGGCATCGCAACCTATGACGGCCACCATTTCCATCTGGAACGCAGGTTCGGCCTTGTGGGCGACAATTTCTCCAACGCCTCGGTGATGGAGCGCCTGCCCGGCTCAGCCTCTATCGGCCATAACCGTTATTCCACCGCTGGTGGGGCAGCCCTGCGCAATGTTCAGCCACTCTTTGCCGAGCTGGAAGGGGGCGGCATTGCTGTGGCCCACAATGGCCAGTTCACCAATGCCATGACCCTGCGCAAGTCGTTGATCAAGCGCGGCGCGATTTTCCAGTCCAATTCCGATTCGGAAGTCGTCCTGCAGCTGATCGCCAAGAGCCGCGAAAACAATATCGTTGACCGTTTCATCGATGCCATCCGGCAGATGGAAGGTGGTTATGCTCTGGTCGCTCTGACCCGCAAGAAGTTGATCGGCGCCCGCGACCCTCATGGTATCCGTCCGTTGGTTCTGGGTGACCTCAATGGCTCACCGGTTCTGGCATCGGAGACCTGTGCCCTCGACATGATTGGCGCCGACTTTGTTCGCGACGTCGAGAATGGTGAAGTCGTCGTCTGCACCGATGAAGGGATCCAGTCCTATCACCCCTTCCCGGAGAAGCCGGCCCGTCTCGACATCTTCGAATATATCTATTTCTCCCGCCCCGATTCTGTGATTGGAGGGCGGTCGGTCTATGATGTGCGCAAGAATCTCGGTCGCGAGTTGGCCAAGGAACTGCCGCTCGACGTGGATGTGGTTGTTCCAGTCCCCGATTCCGGCGTCCCAGCGGCTCTTGGCTATGCGCAAGAGACCGGCATCCCGTTCGAACTTGGCATTGTCCGCAACCACTATGTCGGCCGGACCTTCATCGAACCTTCCCAGCATATCCGCGCCCTTGGCGTTCGCCTGAAGCACTCCGCCAACCGCTCGCAGGTCGAAGGCAAACGGATCGTGCTGGTCGATGACAGCCTCGTGCGTGGCACCACCTCGACCAAGATCGTGCAAATGATGCGCGACGCCGGTGCCAAGGAAGTGCATATGCTGCTGGCCAGCCCGCCCATCACCCATTCTGATTATTACGGCATCGACACCCCGGACCGGAAGAAGCTGTTGGCAGCGCAATATGACCTTGAAGGCATGCGTGACTATATCAGTGCCGATTCTCTGGGCTTCATTTCCATCGATGGCGTCTATCGGGCCTGTGGCTTCAAGGGCCGCAACAACGAGGCTCCGCAATTCACCGACCATTGCTTTACCGGCGACTATCCTACCGAGCTGGTCGATGTGGACGGCTCGGAAAATCACCGCGGCGGCGGTCTGCTGAAAGACTGACCCCGGACAGCCCTCTCTCCAAGGAAAGGCAACCTCATGACTGAAAAACGCCTTGAAGGTCGCATCGCCGTCGTCACCGGCGCGTCCCGTGGCATCGGCTGGCAGGCCGCCCTCGCGCTCGCGCGCGAAGGAGCCCACATCATTGCCATCGCCAAAACCGTCGGCGCATTGGAAGAACTCGATGATGCGATTCAGGCCTTCAACGGGTCGACCACTTTGGTGCCGCTTGACCTGATGGATTATGACGGCATCGACCGTCTGGGCGCGGCCATCTATGAGCGCTGGGGCAAGCTCGACATTCTGCTGGGCAATGCCGGGCTGCTCG includes the following:
- the radA gene encoding DNA repair protein RadA; the encoded protein is MARKKSTFVCQSCGAITNRWAGKCESCGEWNSIMEEVEGAGIGGSPRTVRGKSGRVVELVSLSGQEQPAPRIETGVSELDRVTGGGFVKGSVLLLGGDPGIGKSTLLIQASAALTHRGHQVVYISGEEAIDQVRLRASRLGLAQAKVQLAAETSVEDILATLTSGPAPDMVVIDSIQTLWTDSADSAPGTVTQVRASAQAMIRYAKQTGAAVILVGHVTKDGQIAGPRVVEHMVDGVMHFEGDSGHQFRILRAIKNRFGPTDEIGVFEMTGGGLSQVANPSAMFLGERNLSTPGAAVFAGMEGSRPLLVEIQALVAQSPLGTPRRAVVGWDSSRLAMVLAVLDAHCGVRLSSHDVYLNVAGGMKITEPAADLAVAAALVSSLAGVALPSEAVYFGEISLSGAIRPVSHSAARIKESAKLGFSSASVPEASLKATKSTELSLTSLETLSDLVARIAVGSNLSESDD
- the alr gene encoding alanine racemase produces the protein MPQTPIQPSTHIAFTAAPSEATAGSLLTIDLAALAANYRFLASKSDQAACSAVIKADAYGTGLEQAAIALSEAGCQVFFVAHPREGERVRSQLPDATIYVLNGLVGDHSDEALGYICAHSLRPVLGSYEEIDLWHAYCERLGLTMPCALHFDTGMNRMGLSLKAAHSLSERWAATPPNFEVTLIMSHLACADEPSHPLNKDQLERFRAIRACFPTIPASLANSAGIFLGSDYHFDLLRPGIALYGGQAVNEAPNPMQAVATLESRILSTRKVPEGWSVSYGACEVTKRESRLATLCIGYADGYLRAAGSSDKAKGASVWIAGHRAPIIGRVTMDLTIIDITDIPEELTEPGTLVEMFGSNIAVDEVAAHAGTIGYEILTSLGLRAYRRYL
- the purF gene encoding amidophosphoribosyltransferase; this encodes MQKNNSQIDPQSVLRDQDEDWNLEGDTLHEECGVFGVYNVEDASALTALGLHALQHRGQEAAGIATYDGHHFHLERRFGLVGDNFSNASVMERLPGSASIGHNRYSTAGGAALRNVQPLFAELEGGGIAVAHNGQFTNAMTLRKSLIKRGAIFQSNSDSEVVLQLIAKSRENNIVDRFIDAIRQMEGGYALVALTRKKLIGARDPHGIRPLVLGDLNGSPVLASETCALDMIGADFVRDVENGEVVVCTDEGIQSYHPFPEKPARLDIFEYIYFSRPDSVIGGRSVYDVRKNLGRELAKELPLDVDVVVPVPDSGVPAALGYAQETGIPFELGIVRNHYVGRTFIEPSQHIRALGVRLKHSANRSQVEGKRIVLVDDSLVRGTTSTKIVQMMRDAGAKEVHMLLASPPITHSDYYGIDTPDRKKLLAAQYDLEGMRDYISADSLGFISIDGVYRACGFKGRNNEAPQFTDHCFTGDYPTELVDVDGSENHRGGGLLKD
- a CDS encoding CvpA family protein, which encodes MPITLLDGIFLIVLLISAFLAMIRGFVREVLSIGAWVAAAFATIYLFDQALPLVKTYLPQPLVAQAATALGIFLITLIVVSFITIQISDFVLDSRIGALDRTLGFVFGAARGAILMAVAMIMFNWFQPEDRQPNWIAQAKAKPLLNQIGDKLIGLLPEDPEEQLLEKLKQRREGLIDNENTSYKSGESKELDNLISSNSKN